A single window of Aspergillus puulaauensis MK2 DNA, chromosome 5, nearly complete sequence DNA harbors:
- the helE gene encoding 3-ketosteroid 1-dehydrogenase helE (COG:C;~EggNog:ENOG410PGQ8;~InterPro:IPR036188,IPR027477,IPR003953;~PFAM:PF00890), with protein MYSLRHCARCAVTKGNRVRPLSTTPQRTGDTSRNFDEETDVLIIGSGAGALTASLRARKLGLRTVIIEKESTIGGASAVSGGGLWIPCNPVSAAAGIKDSKQAALRYFEQAVGDTGPASSLARRNAYVDNGPKMVQFLQQLGFQFHFSKGYPDYYPDLEGAISSGGGRTIESKVFNVKKLDKEWRAKLPPPLSPVAIYGNDAPVITRSMSSPGAFLHTVRVMLPLMVRALAGQELVSLGMGLVAQLLYLNLKHGSTDIRVNTKISRLIQGKEGGIHGAEVQSLQGDSIKKIGATKGVILAAGGFAQNKKMREQFMPSPASTTWTSSPKGDTGDAITEGIRVGADTALMDDAWWGPTIVDPVTFKNHFALSERARPHCFIVDSSGCRFMNEAQSYTDAGHDQYARNEKVSAIPAWLIMDSDYRNRYMLGKLLPRTKPSKEALSRKVMFQAESIEDLAQQIGIDPAALASTTSRYNELCRTGADTDYGKGNNAYDSFFGEPTANGPNPNMGTVDRPPYYAVAIWPGDLGTKGGLLTDEFQRVLDKESRPIPGLFAIGNTAASIMGRTYLGAGSTLGPALTHGYIVATFLGGGSL; from the coding sequence ATGTATAGTCTCAGACACTGCGCCCGGTGCGCTGTCACGAAGGGCAACCGTGTCCGGCCGTTATCCACCACACCACAACGAACAGGAGATACATCGAGGAACTTCGACGAAGAGACCGATGTGCTAATCATCGGCTCCGGAGCCGGGGCTTTAACAGCCAGCTTGAGAGCAAGAAAGCTGGGACTGCGCACCGTCATAATCGAGAAAGAATCCACGATCGGGGGCGCCTCGGCCGTATCTGGCGGAGGGCTATGGATCCCCTGTAATCCAGTGTCCGCAGCCGCCGGTATCAAGGATTCTAAACAGGCAGCTCTGAGATACTTCGAGCAAGCCGTTGGAGACACTGGTCCGGCATCGTcactggcgaggaggaacgCGTACGTCGACAACGGCCCGAAGATGGTTCagtttctgcagcagctgggCTTCCAGTTCCATTTCAGCAAAGGATACCCTGACTACTACCCGGACCTAGAGGGTGCGATTAGTAGCGGCGGAGGCCGCACGATAGAGTCAAAGGTCTTCAAtgtgaagaagctggataaAGAGTGGCGGGCCAAGTTGCCGCCCCCGTTATCCCCAGTCGCGATATATGGGAATGATGCGCCTGTGATCACTCGTTCCATGTCGTCTCCAGGTGCTTTCCTTCATACAGTTCGAGTGATGCTGCCACTGATGGTCAGGGCACTTGCTGGCCAGGAACTAGTTAGCCTGGGAATGGGCTTGGTGGCACAGCTGCTATACCTTAACTTGAAACACGGAAGCACGGACATTCGCGTGAACACGAAGATTTCGCGGCTCATACAGGGGAAAGAAGGCGGTATCCATGGCGCTGAGGTGCAATCACTCCAAGGAGACTCTATCAAGAAAATAGGGGCAACAAAAGGAGTCATCCTCGCAGCAGGTGGCTTTGCACAGAACAAAAAAATGCGAGAGCAGTTCATGCCCAGTCCTGCCAGTACAACGTGGACCAGCTCACCAAAAGGAGATACAGGCGATGCCATTACTGAAGGTATACGAGTTGGCGCAGACACGGCCTTGATGGACGATGCCTGGTGGGGACCAACCATCGTGGACCCGGTCACTTTCAAAAACCATTTTGCCCTGAGTGAGCGTGCAAGACCGCATTGCTTTATCGTTGATTCTAGTGGCTGCCGTTTCATGAATGAAGCTCAGAGTTATACTGATGCTGGCCACGATCAGTATGCCAGGAATGAGAAGGTCAGCGCTATCCCGGCCTGGTTGATCATGGACAGCGACTACCGCAATAGATACATGCTTGGAAAGCTGCTCCCGAGAACGAAGCCCTCGAAGGAGGCTCTATCCCGGAAAGTAATGTTCCAGGCCGAATCGATCGAGGACCTGGCGCAGCAGATTGGAATCGATCCGGCCGCCCTCGCATCCACAACCAGCCGATATAACGAACTTTGTAGAACGGGAGCAGACACTGACTACGGCAAGGGAAACAATGCCTATGACAGTTTCTTCGGAGAGCCCACTGCAAACGGACCAAATCCCAATATGGGAACCGTAGATCGCCCCCCGTACTACGCCGTCGCCATCTGGCCTGGTGACCTGGGAACGAAAGGCGGGCTCTTAACGGACGAGTTTCAACGCGTGCTAGACAAGGAATCACGGCCTATACCGGGGCTGTTTGCTATTGGGAACACGGCTGCGAGTATTATGGGGCGGACCTATTTGGGCGCCGGGTCGACTTTAGGGCCGGCATTGACACATGGGTATATTGTTGCCACTTTCTTAGGAGGCGGTTCTTTGTAA
- a CDS encoding uncharacterized protein (COG:G;~EggNog:ENOG410PFF2;~InterPro:IPR020846,IPR011701,IPR036259;~PFAM:PF07690;~TransMembrane:12 (i67-91o103-122i134-152o158-181i193-217o223-242i312-332o352-370i399-418o424-450i462-483o489-511i);~go_function: GO:0022857 - transmembrane transporter activity [Evidence IEA];~go_process: GO:0055085 - transmembrane transport [Evidence IEA]), translated as MASKDNAAVSQSHIPARDSQEFDKNTASMLDHAEADKTPAVADSVESREPTPTTESVYSVKSTNEKIFIIFLTGLAMILCLIPTNIVLPILPTLKAQYDVSTTDMNLLVTAFSLVQGITPALMSSLSDFQGRRIAWMVALLVYTAANIGLALQDTYAALIILRCLQSAGSSCAVPFGFAVAADVASPAERGRYIGTLQGCVFGAFAFGPVIGGALASSFGWRSVFWFLAIGSGSELALYILVIPETARNVVGNGSIEPKSWWRRPVTENIRRRQQYASKGECKPLTDSTSPKKKISMAQLLQAFTILAEKDAFILILFASLLYYGITAMWASTGSHFGSLFGLTTLEVGFAFLPYGVTGGIGSVLSGKLLDVNYKRILRHQKQTETTTDFPYEVARLQVAVPFALMSSLSFIAYGWVVETGQSLAVALVLQGLIGVGATPLLGVIYTLLIDLYPAQAVATQGAADLVRCWLGAISAAVIDYMLSSMGWGWSFTFIGLMMIVAMPSVVLVYVRGSGWRKERDALSIQFD; from the exons atggcctccaaaGACAACGCGGCTGTATCTCAGAGCCATATCCCTGCAAGAGACTCACAGGAGTTCGACAAGAACACGGCCAGCATGCTCGACCATGCCGAGGCCGACAAAACACCAGCCGTCGCTGACTCGGTGGAATCGAGGgagccaacaccaacaacagaaagCGTCTACAGCGTCAAAAGCACCAACGAGAAGatattcatcatcttcctaACCGGCCTAGCCATGATCCTCTGCCTGATTCCAACAAACATCGTTCTGCCCATTCTCCCGACACTGAAAGCCCAGTACGACGTGTCAACAACAGACATGAACCTGCTCGTGACCGCGTTCTCGCTCGTCCAGGGCATCACCCCAGCGCTCATGTCGTCGCTCTCTGATTTCCAAGGCCGGCGCATAGCCTGGATGGTCGCATTGCTAGTATACACCGCCGCCAACATCGGGCTTGCTTTGCAGGACACTTACGCGGCGCTGATTATCCTACGCTGTCTCCAGAGCGCGGGGAGCAGCTGTGCGGTTCCATTTGGATtcgcagtcgcagcagaTGTGGCGTCGCCTGCAGAACGGGGCCGATACATAGGCACACTCCAGGGGTGCGTATTCGGTGCGTTCGCCTTTGGCCCGGTTATCGGCGGCGCGCTGGCATCCTCGTTTGGATGGCGGAGTGTCTTTTGGTTCCTTGCTATCGGCAGTGGTTCGGAATTGGCTTTGTATATCCTGGTTATCCCCGAGACCGCTAGGAATGTTGTTGGGAATGGCTCCATCGAGCCCAAgtcttggtggaggaggcctGTGACGGAGAATATTCGACGGCGGCAACAGTATGCTTCGAAGGGCGAGTGTAAGCCACTGACGGACTCAACAAGTCCGAAGAAAAAAATTAGCATGGCACAGCTACTGCAGGCTTTTACGATACTTGCAGAGAAGGATGCGTTCATTCTCATTCTGTTCGCGAGCCTGCTCTACTACGGCATCACGGCCATGTGGGCATCCACTGGGAGCCATTTCGGCAGCTTGTTCGGCCTCACTACCTTAGAGGTGGGGTTCGCTTTTCT ACCATACGGAGTCACCGGGGGCATTGGCTCAGTACTCAGCGGCAAGCTGCTTGATGTCAACTACAAAAGAATCCTGCGCCACCAAAAGCAGACCGAAACCACCACGGACTTCCCATACGAAGTCGCCAGACTCCAGGTCGCCGTCCCGTTTGCACTCATGTCCTCGCTCTCATTCATCGCGTACGGTTGGGTCGTCGAAACCGGGCAGTCACTCGCAGTGGCATTAGTTCTGCAGGGCCTTATCGGGGTGGGCGCAAcgccgctgctgggggtTATATACACGCTCCTGATTGACCTGTATCCCGCCCAGGCTGTTGCGACGCAGGGGGCGGCTGATCTGGTGAGATGCTGGCTGGGTGCTATTTCGGCGGCTGTTATTGACTACATGTTGTCGAGTATGGGGTGGGGGTGGTCGTTTACGTTTAttgggttgatgatgatcgTTGCGATGCCGTCGGTTGTTCTTGTATATGTACGCGGTTCGGGCTGGCGGAAGGAGCGAGATGCTCTGTCTATACAGTTTGATTAA
- a CDS encoding sugar porter family MFS transporter (COG:G;~EggNog:ENOG410Q2KJ;~InterPro:IPR005829,IPR005828,IPR003663,IPR036259, IPR020846;~PFAM:PF00083,PF07690;~TransMembrane:12 (i36-56o90-112i119-136o148-167i179-201o213-232i300-323o335-356i365-385o397-425i446-463o469-487i);~go_component: GO:0016020 - membrane [Evidence IEA];~go_component: GO:0016021 - integral component of membrane [Evidence IEA];~go_function: GO:0022857 - transmembrane transporter activity [Evidence IEA];~go_process: GO:0055085 - transmembrane transport [Evidence IEA]), producing the protein MGLMSKLRPNVGQHFQDQHAIRHNSEDLVDTPIPLVTWRSFVMGIFVSMGGFTFGYDTGQISGFLEMDDFLRRFGQLQEDGTYHFSNVRAGLIVALLSIGTLMGALVAAPIADRIGRKWSISVWCVLVCVGITVQISSPFGKWYQVAVGRWVAGLGVGGLSLLVPMYQAETGPRHIRGALVSTYQLFITLGILIANIINFGTERMTNTASWRIPMGITYLWAIVLGAGIAFFPESPRYDYRHNKPDRAMTTLSKMYGIPRNHRALRIEFDEIQEKYQLEVERGQASWVQLFRAPRMSYRVGVGVALQALQQLTGANYFFYYGTTVFQGAGIENSYVTQMILGGVNFGTTFLGLYLIENYGRRRSLIAGALWMFVMFMVFASVGHFELDKEDPSRTKTAGVVMVVFACLFILGFASTWGPMVWTIIAELYPSEYRARAMSLATASNWLWNFLLAFFTPFITGAIDFRYGYVFAGCLFLAAGLVYFAVIEGRGRTLEEIDTMYVMKVKPWKSSKFVFPEEDEGNGRSTSPQEKKSSSHDGPQREWQHAEGVAEHV; encoded by the exons ATGGGATTAATGAGCAAACTGCGTCCGAACGTCGGCCAGCATTTCCAGGACCAACATGCGATCCGACACAACAGCGAAGATCTGGTGGACACGCCCATCCCGCTCGTAACATGGCGGTCCTTCGTCATGGGCATTTTCGTGTCGATGGGAGGATTCACCTTCGGCTACGATACCGGCCAGATCTCAGGGTTTCTGGAAATGGACGACTTTCTGCGCCGCTTTGGGCAGTTGCAAGAGGACGGGACTTATCATTTCTCTAATGTTCGCGCCGGTTTGATAGTTGCTTTG CTTTCCATTGGAACCCTGATGGGAGCACTTGTCGCAGCACCGATTGCAGACCGGATCGGTCGGAAATGGTCCATCAGTGTATGGTGCGTCTTGGTCTGTGTTGGGATCACAGTCCAGATCTCATCGCCGTTTGGGAAATGGTATCAAGTTGCGGTGGGTCGCTGGGTTGCAGGCTTGGGAGTAGGAGGGCTGTCCCT TCTCGTACCGATGTACCAAGCAGAAACTGGACCAAGACATATCAGAGGAGCCCTCGTCAG CACGTACCAACTCTTCATAACCCTGGGCATCCTCATCGCAAACATCATCAACTTCGGCACCGAAAGAATGACCAACACGGCCTCCTGGCGCATCCCAATGGGAATCACCTACCTCTGGGCCATCGTGCTAGGAGCAGGaatcgccttcttccccgagaGCCCTCGCTACGACTACCGCCACAACAAACCCGACAGGGCCATGACCACTCTGTCCAAAATGTACGGTATCCCGCGGAACCACCGCGCCCTGCGCATCGAATTCGACGAAATCCAGGAAAAGTACCAGCTCGAGGTCGAGCGCGGGCAGGCGTCCTGGGTGCAACTCTTCCGGGCTCCGAGGATGTCGTACCGCGTGGGCGTTGGTGTCGCCCTGCAAGCATTGCAGCAGCTTACAGGCGCCAATTACTTCTTCTACTACGGGACGACTGTCTTCCAGGGCGCGGGGATTGAGAACTCATACGTCACGCAGATGATCCTGGGCGGGGTGAACTTCGGGACGACATTCCTGGGTCTGTACCTGATTGAGAACTATGGAAGGCGACGGTCGTTGATTGCCGGTGCGCTGTGGATGTTCGTTATGTTTATGGTTTTTGCCTCTGTGGGGCATTTTGAACTCGATAAAGAGGACCCGTcaaggacgaagacggcgggTGTTGTCATGGTGGTCTTTGCGTGTCTTTTTATATTGG GCTTCGCCTCTACCTGGGGCCCTATGGTCTGGACTATAATAGCGGAATTATATCCCAGCGAATACCGCGCCAGAGCAATGTCGCTCGCAACAGCCTCGAACTGGCTGTGGAACTTCCTATTGGCATTCTTCACACCATTCATCACGGGGGCCATCGATTTCCGATACGGGTATGTCTTTGCAGGGTGTCTGTTCCTAGCTGCGGGCCTGGTCTACTTTGCCGTCATTGAAGGGCGGGGGAGGACactggaggagattgataCCATGTATgtgatgaaggtgaagcCGTGGAAGAGCTCCAAGTTTGTCTTccccgaggaggatgaggggaaTGGGCGCTCGACTTCGCCTCAGGAGAAAAAGAGTTCGTCTCATGATGGGCCGCAAAGGGAGTGGCAGCATGCGGAGGGCGTTGCTGAGCATGTTtga
- a CDS encoding uncharacterized protein (COG:S;~EggNog:ENOG410PHJV;~InterPro:IPR022596,IPR023041;~PFAM:PF11710,PF11970;~TransMembrane:7 (n2-9c14/15o38-60i80-102o122-144i156-185o205-225i250-270o282-307i)), with the protein MSGLAQLLLSSSVSRPHHQLSRSDPGDIDPLGAQQRRGLIAVSCIAAVSLLATCSLLCFLTYRFIFWKKYYQRPLGHNHYVVLVYNLALADAQQCLGFMISLRWLDKNAVTADNPFCFLQGVWLQIGDPMSGLFVLVIAVYTALRVMRDYHISHRLFVTVVVSLWVFGILLFIIPIAVLGRWAWLPAVAWCWIAPGQLALWVWTHYFWIFLTQFVTLLLYAALFIQVRRRIAECADLGGRRASLRNMHRVASYMVIYPIIYTILTVPLAAGRMASLAGHTPSITYFCVSGSMMTLSGLFDTVLYTLARKQSVLDSERRGLSSTASDLLGSGNGVQQTDTAFARTTSRIGEPIVQSDWDEDVIQIHY; encoded by the exons ATGTCAGGCCTTGCACAGCTGCTCCTGTCCAGCAGTGTCTCTAGGCCACACCATCAGCTATCACGATCCGATCCAGGCGATATCGACCCCCTTGGCGCGCAACAGCGAAGAGGACTTATCGCAGTCTCATGCATTGCAGCTGTTTCCCTGCTAGCAACATGTTCCCTGCTCTGCTTCCTTACATACCGGTTCATATTCTGGAAGAAATACTACCAGCGCCCTCTCGGACACAACCATtacgtcgtcctcgtctatAATCTCGCCCTGGCAGACGCCCAACAATGTCTAGGGTTCATGATCAGCCTGCGCTGGCTCGATAAAAACGCCGTGACTGCAGACAATCCCTTTTGCTTTCTCCAGGGTGTGTGGCTTCAGATAGGGGATCCCATGAGCGGACTGTTCGTGCTGGTCATCGCAGTGTACACCGCACTGCGCGTGATGCGCGACTACCATATTAGCCATCGCCTGTTCGTGACGGTTGTCGTGAGCCTCTGGGTATTCGGGATCTTGCTATTCATCATCCCAATCGCTGTTCTTGGTCGCTGGGCGTGGCTTCCTGCGGTCGCATGG TGCTGGATTGCCCCCGGCCAGCTGGCGTTATGGGTATGGACACACTActtctggatcttcctcACCCAGTTCGTCACTCTCCTGCTCTACGCCGCACTCTTTATCCAGGTGCGACGTAGAATCGCCGAGTGCGCAGACCTAGGAGGCCGCCGAGCAAGTCTGCGCAATATGCACCGCGTCGCCAGTTACATGGTCATATACCCAATCATATACACAATCCTGACCGTTCCGCTCGCTGCGGGCCGCATGGCTAGCCTAGCCGGACATACGCCGAGTATTACATACTTTTGCGTTTCCGGCTCCATGATGACATTGTCCGGGTTATTCGATACGGTGCTTTATACATTGGCCCGGAAACAGTCGGTGCTGGATTCAGAACGGAGGGGGCTGAGTAGTACTGCGTCGGATTTGCTGGGAAGTGGAAATGGCGTTCAGCAGACTGATACTGCGTTTGCTAGGACAACTTCCCGTATTGGTGAGCCCATCGTGCAGTCGGACTGGGATGAAGACGTTATACAAATTCattactag
- a CDS encoding SDR family NAD(P)-dependent oxidoreductase (COG:Q;~EggNog:ENOG410PR21;~InterPro:IPR036291,IPR002347;~PFAM:PF00106,PF13561;~go_process: GO:0055114 - oxidation-reduction process [Evidence IEA]) encodes MSRRLQNRICIITGTGSSMGRAAALKFAQEGAIIVGCDVNATRASETDAAVKAMGGTMTSLAPCDLTMPEGCGRLVNFTMERHGRIDVLCNNASMAYLGLRGGVVDERCNNNYSQEFNLIHLMTRVAWPQLTRVGGAVVNIGSIDGFVSPLPQGKTKADVLDLNRELAMKGREARIRVNYISPGKIQMYETAPVLQDPFRGDSMAKVMLGRYGRPEEVVSVACFLASSEASYITAADIKVDGGMTAW; translated from the coding sequence ATGTCTCGCCGTCTCCAGAACAGAATCTGCATCATCACCGGAACCGGCAGCAGCATGGGCCGCGCAGCAGCCCTAAAGTTCGCCCAAGAAggcgccatcatcgtcggctgcGACGTGAATGCGACCCGCGCCTCAGAAACAGATGCAGCAGTCAAGGCCATGGGAGGGACCATGACCTCACTAGCACCCTGCGATCTAACCATGCCAGAAGGATGCGGGAGGCTAGTCAATTTCACGATGGAGAGGCACGGCCGTATCGACGTGCTCTGCAATAATGCCTCGATGGCATACTTGGGATTGAGGGGCGGCGTCGTGGACGAACGCTGCAATAACAACTATAGCCAGGAGTTCAACCTGATCCACCTCATGACTCGGGTGGCGTGGCCGCAGTTGACGAGGGTGGGCGGTGCAGTTGTGAATATTGGCTCGATTGATGGGTTTGTGAGCCCTCTGCCCCAGGGGAAGACCAAAGCGGATGTCCTGGACTTGAATCGGGAGTTGGCTATGAAGGGCCGTGAGGCGCGGATCAGAGTGAATTATATCTCGCCTGGCAAGATACAGATGTACGAGACCGCGCCGGTTCTGCAGGATCCATTTCGGGGTGATTCCATGGCCAAGGTTATGCTGGGGAGGTATGGACGCCCTGAGGAAGTTGTTTCGGTGGCTTGTTTTCTCGCATCGAGTGAGGCTTCGTATATCACGGCCGCAGATATCAAAGTTGACGGTGGGATGACAGCTTGGTAG
- a CDS encoding CRAL-TRIO domain-containing protein (COG:I;~EggNog:ENOG410PG8S;~InterPro:IPR011074,IPR036865,IPR036273,IPR001251;~PFAM:PF00650,PF13716), producing the protein MTATPSAPPGSLGNLNPAQEAKLREFWNILLQSWDTNDAKPNGTPKSPTESTDTAKSHRRFFSLSRSQPQPTDDELSAIPPKMLASLKSLNTASPELKAVQSVLTQISGDQLRAAYTSSLKQDHPDALLLRFLRAEKWDVPKAWIKFAKALNWRANEFRVDEEVIAKGEGYALEKARNGEGEEKSDGEGFLVQLRSGKGHIHGADAAGRPIVVVRARVHSPSDQTARALNNYIVHCIETLRVTMVPPVDTITVVFDLSSFSLSNWDFPPVKFIIETFQEHYPESLGALIFYNAPWIFSGMWKLIQPILDPVVAAKVHFLNGAQALEQVIPQNRILKELGGAEDWEYEYIEPKADENDKLQDTATRDTILADRTKLADEFFGFTAEWISGPEVDESVNSSRDQVIKKLSENYWTLDPYVRARTILDRTGVIKGQGEVDFYADAGSKTPSGKGESTLEDANDPRFVEVAV; encoded by the exons ATGACTGCCACGCCAAGTGCCCCCCCTGGTTCTCTTGGCAACCTCAATCCAGCGCAGGAGGCCAAGCTGCGCGAATTCTGGAATATTTTGCTCCAGAGCTGGGACACGAATGATGCAAAGCCCAATGGCACACCCAAATCCCCCACCGAGTCCACAGACACAGCGAAGAGCCATCGCAGGTTCTTCTCTCTGAGCCGCTCGCAACCCCAACCCACCGACGACGAGCTCTCCGCAATCCCACCCAAAATGCTCGCCTCACTCAAAAGCTTGAATACAGCCTCACCAGAGCTCAAAGCAGTCCAGTCCGTCTTAACCCAGATAAGCGGCGACCAGCTCCGCGCGGCGTACACCAGCAGCCTGAAACAAGACCACCCGGACGCGCTGCTTCTGCGGTTTCTGCGCGCCGAGAAATGGGACGTCCCCAAAGCGTGGATCAAATTCGCCAAGGCGCTGAACTGGCGCGCCAACGAGTTCCGAGTCGACGAGGAGGTTATCGCGAAGGGCGAAGGGTATGCCCTGGAAAAGGCGCGGAatggagagggggaggagaagagcgaTGGCGAGGGCTTCTTGGTGCAGCTGAGATCGGGCAAGGGCCATATCCATGGTGCTGATGCTGCGGGGCGTCCGATTGTTGTTGTGCGTGCGCGGGTGCATAGCCCGAGTGAccagacggcgagggcgtTGAATAATTATATTGTTCATTGTATTGAGACGTTGAGGGTTACGATGGTTCCGCCGGTGGACACGATA ACGGTGGTCTTTGACCTGAGttccttctctctctctaaCTGG GACTTCCCTCCGGTGAAATTCATCATTGAGACTTTCCAAGAGCATTATCCCGAGTCACTGGGCGCGCTGATCTTCTACAACGCACCCTGGATCTTTAGCG GAATGTGGAAACTCATCCAGCCAATCTTGGACCCCGTAGTCGCCGCCAAAGTCCATTTCCTCAACGGTGCCCAGGCCCTCGAGCAGGTGATCCCCCAGAACCGCATCCTGAAGGAACTCGGCGGCGCTGAGGACTGGGAGTACGAGTATATCGAACCGAAGGCAGATGAAAACGATAAACTACAGGACACGGCCACGCGAGACACCATTCTTGCAGACAGAACAAAGCTGGCGGATGAGTTTTTCGGCTTCACTGCTGAGTGGATCTCAGGGCCGGAGGTTGATGAGTCCGTGAACAGCAGTAGAGACCAAGTTATTAAGAAGCTCAGCGAGAACTACTGGACGCTTGACCCCTATGTGCGTGCTCGTACTATCCTCGATCGAACGGGTGTGATCAAGGGACAAGGGGAAGTCGATTTCTATGCAGATGCAGGATCGAAGACTCCCAGCGGCAAAGGGGAGAGTACTTTGGAGGATGCTAACGACCCGAGATTTGTGGAGGTGGCCgtttaa
- a CDS encoding uncharacterized protein (COG:S;~EggNog:ENOG410PJ1P;~InterPro:IPR031348;~PFAM:PF17111) yields the protein MADPLSISASVLAIITAAIQSTNSLCATVGRFKERNKTLRNLQDELEDLARILNSLEQAVDTDAAILLLLKGPVERCSRLCNEFEQSMKGFSSRSQIGFRDWAKMEFRRGNISEFAETIGGYKATISVGLGIITMHTSKVSQKVLREYNEMVQDTSYNLNIYLRRIDERLARLPGESTDPSVGDIDLEDEREVTKQCLRICEDARIYLESCTNREPSLLQGSPPNDSTEDIVQKRFEAQQITRQALEENQKSIAQTIIHLQERLATLVVNGDPGDSNERQRLQEDLNISKQCLEVCQMGNQVSSQKIFRIGEVVADGDSDQVVVTTLADLFDVKKALSTGNSAQLVGSMEGDKLQHLVTERYNSRFGAVVGSSDAGNASNAGSRSSHAYSPRGRPNEHTPGLGAKMYVPSSNETRKRVMGGTSE from the exons ATGGCGGATCCCCTTAGTATTAGTGCCTCGGTACTCGCTATTATTACCGCCGCCATTCAGTCGACAAACTCGCTTTGTGCAACAGTTGGCCGCTTCAAGGAACGCAACAAGACTCTAAGAAACCTACAAGACGAGTTGGAAGATCTTGCTAGGATCCTTAACTCACTAGAGCAAGCAGTCGATACTGACGCCGCTATATTATTGCTTCTCAAAGGCCCGGTTGAGCGATGCAGCCGACTATGCAATGAATTCGAGCAGTCAATGAAGGGCTTCAGTAGCAGGTCACAGATCGGTTTTCGAGACTGGGCAAAGATGGAGTTCAGGAGAGGCAACATCAGTGAGTTTGCAGAAACCATTGGAGGATATAAAGCCACGATTTCAGTTGGTCTTGGTATTATTACAAT GCACACATCTAAGGTCTCCCAGAAAGTCCTCCGGGAATACAATGAGATGGTCCAAGATACTTCCTACAACCTGAACATCTACTTGCGCCGAATCGACGAGAGGTTGGCGCGGCTACCTGGCGAAAGCACCGATCCATCGGTGGGAGATATAGATCTGGAAGACGAAAGGGAGGTTACCAAGCAATGTCTTCGCATTTGCGAAGATGCGAGAATCTATCTTGAGTCATGCACCAACAGAGAACCATCTTTACTCCAAGGGTCTCCTCCAAATGATTCTACAGAAGACATAGTACAGAAGCGCTTTGAAGCTCAGCAGATCACGCGCCAGGCCCTGGAAGAGAACCAGAAAAGCATTGCGCAGACAATTATACACCTCCAGGAGCGACTAGCAACCCTAGTAGTTAATGGAGACCCGGGAGATAGTAACGAGAGACAGCGGTTGCAGGAAGATCTCAACATATCAAAACAGTGCTTAGAGGTGTGCCAGATGGGCAACCAAGTTTCGAGTCAAAAGATTTTCCGAATTGGGGAGGTGGTTGCCGATGGCGACAGCGACCAGGTGGTAGTGACTACTCTGGCGGATCTATTTGACGTCAAGAAAGCGCTCTCTACAGGAAATTCGGCGCAGTTGGTGGGATCAATGGAGGGAGACAAGCTACAGCACTTGGTTACGGAGCGTTATAACAGTCGATTCGGGGCTGTAGTCGGTAGCTCCGACGCCGGTAACGCCAGCAACGCCGGCTCGAGAAGCTCACATGCTTATTCGCCTCGAGGGAGGCCTAATGAGCACACTCCTGGACTGGGAGCAAAGATGTATGTGCCGTCCTCCAACGAGACTAGGAAACGGGTAATGGGTGGTACATCAGAGTAG